Proteins found in one Paenibacillus borealis genomic segment:
- a CDS encoding NAD(P)/FAD-dependent oxidoreductase, whose amino-acid sequence MKVAIMGAGISGLACAITLEQHGIEPVIFESRSMIGDRFVNAEVLLSMFTRPVNDSIAYLSEQFGIFLHPAAGISKFTFYSKHEQAILEGQLGFTNVRGRQKNSFEAQLGRQVKSKIHYKSEKTYEELLADYTHVVMATGDSDYAKKTGNFREDLTVSVKGATVEGQFDPYEVKAWLDYELAPFGYGYLIPFSEKEANLVIAIPDIPEINTGIETLWDRYYLKVQAELGQALPVTDQFQITGYPLGVCHSGRIGNTFYVGNCFGAMMPFMGFGQHASWMTGIYAAQDLCGLGNYEELTKPIRKSYENSLVLRRTMEHLSNESLDLIIRNLDSYLGKKLLTSTTLNPLKIASYLLRPYIKLKS is encoded by the coding sequence ATGAAAGTTGCAATCATGGGGGCAGGAATTTCGGGGCTTGCCTGTGCCATTACACTTGAGCAGCATGGAATAGAACCAGTGATTTTTGAAAGCCGCAGTATGATTGGAGACCGGTTTGTGAATGCCGAAGTGCTGCTCTCCATGTTCACCCGTCCCGTTAACGACAGCATCGCTTACTTATCCGAGCAATTTGGTATTTTTCTTCATCCGGCTGCCGGGATTTCAAAGTTCACCTTTTACTCGAAGCATGAGCAGGCTATTCTGGAAGGGCAGCTTGGCTTCACGAACGTTCGTGGAAGACAGAAGAATTCATTCGAAGCGCAGCTGGGGCGGCAGGTGAAGTCGAAAATCCATTATAAATCTGAAAAAACGTATGAAGAACTGCTAGCAGACTACACGCATGTGGTGATGGCAACGGGGGACAGCGATTACGCGAAGAAGACCGGGAATTTCAGGGAAGACCTGACGGTTTCAGTAAAAGGAGCAACGGTGGAGGGGCAATTTGATCCTTATGAGGTTAAAGCGTGGCTGGACTACGAGCTCGCTCCTTTCGGATACGGATACCTGATCCCCTTCTCGGAGAAAGAGGCTAACCTTGTCATTGCCATTCCAGATATCCCTGAGATTAATACCGGTATCGAAACCTTATGGGACCGTTATTATCTCAAGGTACAAGCGGAGCTGGGGCAAGCGCTGCCCGTCACGGACCAGTTTCAAATTACCGGTTACCCCCTTGGGGTATGTCACTCCGGGAGGATCGGCAATACATTTTATGTCGGTAATTGCTTTGGCGCAATGATGCCCTTCATGGGCTTCGGGCAGCATGCCTCCTGGATGACAGGAATTTATGCCGCCCAGGATTTATGCGGTTTGGGTAATTATGAGGAGCTTACCAAGCCAATCAGAAAGAGTTATGAGAACTCGCTTGTCCTGCGCCGAACGATGGAGCATCTCTCGAATGAGAGCCTGGATCTCATTATCCGTAATCTCGACAGCTACTTGGGCAAAAAATTGCTTACAAGCACAACCCTTAATCCTTTAAAAATAGCAAGTTATCTGCTTCGTCCCTATATTAAGCTGAAGAGCTAA
- a CDS encoding TetR/AcrR family transcriptional regulator yields MKKQPETTEKTRQNFIDVFCELYSQKPIEKISVQEIAKKSGYNRSTFYQYFTDIYDLLDSVENDLLNYIKEELAKKELPTYTVQDALHCLEKPGYLSVLKALLGDYGSIRFLERLKREITLNNLDLNVPHNDSLTPYLIEFHISTSLSLFRLWLQRGKDLAPEDFFGLVDNLFTTGITPYSK; encoded by the coding sequence TTGAAAAAGCAGCCCGAAACCACGGAAAAAACCAGACAAAATTTTATCGATGTTTTTTGTGAGCTATACAGCCAAAAGCCGATTGAAAAAATCTCGGTTCAAGAGATTGCGAAGAAGTCGGGGTATAACCGCAGCACATTTTATCAATACTTTACTGATATTTACGATTTGTTGGACTCTGTTGAAAATGATTTATTGAATTATATAAAAGAAGAATTGGCGAAGAAAGAGCTGCCTACCTATACTGTTCAGGATGCGCTTCATTGTTTGGAGAAGCCGGGATATCTCTCCGTCCTCAAGGCACTCTTGGGTGATTATGGCAGTATCCGTTTTTTGGAACGCCTGAAAAGGGAAATCACTCTTAACAACTTGGATTTGAACGTTCCGCACAACGATTCATTAACACCATATTTAATTGAGTTTCACATCTCAACATCACTTTCTTTATTCCGTCTATGGCTTCAGCGGGGAAAGGATTTAGCGCCGGAAGATTTTTTCGGGTTAGTGGATAATCTGTTCACAACGGGGATAACGCCGTATTCTAAATAA
- a CDS encoding B12-binding domain-containing radical SAM protein yields MVKTALIYPPISDPTSGYHSLCCLAGYARQFGFEDIDIIDSNIDAWLYNVTPEQIGTTMQYINERYAQLQALEEPTPIEQMELYYALKVRGMNFARELPAALHTFRDETEFFDYRLYTSAVETVMLWMDALSLKGFPGQFRGFSLATSGFFNIFSSLDMRDTRITGVISEPFADYYRNELIPGIITGGYSLVGISITYVAQIPFALSMAQHIRKSCPEIRIIFGGTAVSDYWKYILNKNDFYAVFDSADACIIGEGESALVSILQAMEHDRPLPASPNIALHPRVQAVSDTSPLEIKYEDICSFPAPAYSKLPWEKYLSPYPFIYYSPSRGCYWNKCTFCDYGLNTDSPTSPWRQYPLDKIMEDLRMLAVTYKYIYFSVDVLSPALLLKLAAAILEEGLDIRWGAEIRLEEYWTPERCDLLHQSGCTAISVGFESGNQRILNLIHKGTKVDRLQETIQMFSEAGIGVQIMGFTGFPTETVDDALSSVHFLQQNSRYWTFGGLGQFVLTKGAIIAKEPERFRIQDIRPFEGEDVAWRLYYSEQEHLLANSSRCGSKELTEAKTSLRTNQFDRPWVGGVDTAHSMFYHDRFGSNILEVISGDNSAAANENEIMELNGHLIEDHYYLPVHKLFNKKSLDNILDASDREGKAVTAQNITELLGQWTSEHSSYPQPKEQQLFVRRDGTLFPFPVPMIEFLRKFEHGLSLTELLEQSGQHEFHTKLWQHCISSRFLRPKRPPAAET; encoded by the coding sequence ATGGTAAAAACTGCGCTTATCTACCCTCCGATCAGCGATCCTACTTCGGGATATCACAGCCTTTGTTGCTTGGCGGGCTATGCGCGGCAATTCGGCTTTGAAGATATTGATATTATTGACAGCAATATTGACGCATGGCTGTACAACGTAACGCCTGAGCAAATCGGAACAACAATGCAATATATCAATGAACGTTATGCGCAGCTTCAAGCACTGGAAGAACCTACGCCCATTGAACAAATGGAGCTTTATTATGCGCTCAAAGTACGAGGCATGAATTTTGCCAGGGAGCTGCCAGCCGCGCTGCACACTTTCCGTGATGAAACAGAATTTTTTGACTACAGGCTGTATACAAGCGCCGTTGAGACCGTAATGCTCTGGATGGATGCCTTATCCTTAAAGGGCTTCCCGGGGCAATTCAGAGGGTTCAGCTTAGCCACCAGCGGATTCTTCAATATATTTAGCTCCCTGGATATGCGCGATACCCGAATCACCGGAGTAATCTCAGAGCCTTTCGCCGACTACTACAGGAACGAATTGATTCCCGGCATCATCACTGGCGGTTATTCCCTCGTTGGTATCAGTATCACCTATGTTGCCCAAATTCCTTTCGCACTGAGCATGGCACAGCACATTCGGAAGAGCTGCCCGGAAATCCGGATTATATTCGGCGGTACCGCTGTCTCAGATTACTGGAAATATATTTTGAACAAAAACGATTTCTATGCGGTATTCGACTCTGCAGATGCCTGCATTATCGGCGAAGGTGAAAGTGCACTGGTCTCTATCCTCCAGGCAATGGAGCATGATAGGCCGCTGCCTGCGTCTCCGAATATTGCGCTGCATCCAAGAGTTCAAGCCGTATCTGATACCTCCCCGCTGGAGATCAAATACGAAGATATCTGCTCCTTTCCGGCGCCGGCGTACAGCAAGCTGCCCTGGGAGAAATACCTGTCCCCTTATCCGTTCATCTACTATTCCCCTTCGCGGGGATGTTATTGGAACAAGTGCACCTTTTGTGATTACGGCCTCAATACCGATTCGCCTACCAGCCCCTGGCGGCAATACCCGCTGGATAAAATTATGGAAGATTTGAGGATGCTCGCCGTCACCTACAAATATATTTATTTCTCAGTAGACGTATTGTCTCCGGCTCTGCTGCTCAAGCTGGCTGCGGCAATCCTGGAAGAAGGCCTCGACATCCGCTGGGGAGCAGAGATCCGGCTTGAGGAATACTGGACACCGGAACGCTGTGATTTGCTGCATCAAAGCGGATGTACCGCCATCTCGGTCGGATTTGAATCCGGGAACCAGCGGATATTGAATCTGATTCATAAAGGAACCAAGGTCGACCGGCTGCAGGAAACCATTCAAATGTTCAGCGAAGCCGGCATCGGCGTGCAGATTATGGGATTTACCGGATTCCCTACCGAAACGGTTGACGATGCCTTGAGTTCCGTCCATTTTCTGCAGCAGAACAGCAGGTATTGGACTTTTGGCGGACTTGGCCAGTTCGTCTTAACCAAAGGCGCGATTATAGCCAAAGAACCGGAGCGTTTCCGTATTCAGGATATCCGGCCTTTTGAGGGTGAAGATGTCGCCTGGAGGCTGTATTACAGTGAGCAAGAGCACTTGCTTGCCAATTCTTCACGCTGCGGGTCTAAGGAGCTGACTGAGGCCAAAACATCCTTGCGGACCAATCAGTTTGACCGTCCTTGGGTGGGGGGAGTGGATACTGCGCATTCGATGTTCTATCATGACCGGTTCGGAAGCAATATCCTCGAAGTCATCAGCGGGGATAATTCTGCGGCAGCTAATGAGAACGAAATCATGGAATTGAATGGGCATCTTATTGAGGATCACTATTACCTTCCTGTCCACAAGCTGTTTAACAAAAAAAGCCTGGATAACATTCTTGACGCATCCGACCGCGAAGGAAAGGCAGTCACCGCGCAAAATATAACTGAACTTCTTGGGCAATGGACTTCCGAGCATTCCAGTTACCCGCAGCCCAAAGAGCAGCAGCTGTTCGTCCGCCGGGATGGCACTCTGTTTCCGTTTCCTGTACCGATGATTGAATTTCTGCGGAAGTTCGAACACGGCTTGAGTCTGACGGAACTACTGGAGCAATCGGGGCAGCATGAGTTTCATACCAAGCTATGGCAACACTGTATCTCGAGCCGGTTTCTGCGGCCGAAACGGCCACCGGCAGCAGAAACTTGA
- a CDS encoding ketopantoate reductase family protein, whose product MSARPYRILIFGAGVIGSAYAIKFLEAGVDVTLFARSNRFTALKEKGLQYNEKGAVKAVQVKVIDKLENDDVYDFIFVTVRYDQSESALLALKDNQSKNIVTMTNNSIGFTSWLDIVGDRLLPAFPGAGGQIKEGILYARFPPKILIATMFGEINGVVTERVENLAQLFKTAKLPYTMNKDMKAYLITHSVSDIALLSVLHSDHKVIDEQTIRTRQTAHQITVTLKTYLRAIQKAGVAIHPSVFKFVLLCPSLILDLFFMMWLRTRMVRDMLLPDYADSANREIVRLRNDLLKLLS is encoded by the coding sequence ATGTCAGCAAGACCATATAGGATTTTAATTTTTGGTGCAGGTGTTATAGGGAGCGCATACGCAATCAAATTCTTGGAAGCAGGGGTGGATGTTACTCTGTTTGCACGTTCTAACCGGTTTACAGCCTTGAAAGAGAAAGGTCTGCAATATAATGAGAAAGGTGCCGTTAAAGCGGTACAGGTAAAAGTCATAGATAAGCTTGAAAATGATGATGTATACGATTTTATTTTTGTAACCGTTCGTTACGATCAATCCGAATCCGCGTTGCTGGCACTCAAAGACAATCAAAGCAAAAATATTGTTACCATGACTAATAATTCGATTGGATTTACTTCGTGGCTGGATATTGTTGGAGACAGACTTTTACCAGCTTTTCCCGGGGCAGGCGGACAGATTAAAGAGGGGATTTTGTATGCCCGGTTCCCTCCAAAGATTCTGATAGCTACTATGTTCGGCGAAATAAACGGTGTAGTGACAGAACGTGTAGAGAACCTCGCTCAATTATTCAAAACAGCAAAGCTTCCTTACACAATGAATAAGGATATGAAGGCCTATCTCATAACACATTCCGTATCGGACATTGCATTGCTTAGTGTTTTACACTCTGACCATAAGGTCATTGACGAACAAACAATCAGAACCAGACAAACGGCACACCAAATAACAGTCACCTTAAAAACGTATTTAAGGGCAATTCAAAAAGCTGGCGTTGCAATTCATCCATCTGTATTTAAATTTGTGCTTTTATGCCCAAGCCTGATTTTGGATTTATTCTTTATGATGTGGCTGCGGACTAGAATGGTACGGGATATGCTGCTGCCGGATTATGCGGATAGTGCAAACAGGGAAATTGTACGGCTGAGAAACGATTTATTGAAGCTCTTAAGTTAA